From Myxococcaceae bacterium JPH2, the proteins below share one genomic window:
- a CDS encoding PaaI family thioesterase: MSDDVGAVRTRTVTWRDTREGVSAAKTMSGLEYLRAIARGALPPAPIAVVLGFTVKDVAEGKVVFEVAPGEHQYNPIGTVHGGLAATVLDSAMGCAVHTLLPVGTAYTTLELHVNYVRPILWDSGPLTCTGEVLHQGGRVATAQGRLTDASGKLYAHGTTTCMLLRPPSAGGRE; encoded by the coding sequence ATGAGCGACGACGTGGGAGCGGTCCGCACGCGCACCGTGACGTGGCGGGACACGCGCGAAGGGGTGAGCGCGGCGAAGACGATGTCGGGCCTGGAGTACCTGCGGGCCATCGCTCGCGGAGCGCTGCCTCCCGCGCCCATCGCGGTGGTGCTGGGCTTCACGGTGAAGGACGTGGCGGAGGGGAAGGTGGTGTTCGAGGTGGCGCCGGGAGAGCACCAGTACAACCCCATCGGCACCGTGCACGGCGGCTTGGCGGCCACGGTGCTGGACTCGGCGATGGGGTGCGCGGTGCACACCTTGCTTCCGGTGGGCACGGCCTACACGACGCTGGAGCTGCATGTGAACTACGTGCGCCCCATCTTGTGGGACTCGGGCCCGCTCACCTGCACCGGCGAGGTGCTCCACCAGGGAGGGCGGGTGGCCACCGCGCAGGGGCGACTGACGGATGCCTCGGGGAAGTTGTATGCCCACGGCACCACCACATGCATGCTGTTGCGCCCTCCTTCGGCCGGAGGACGTGAGTAG
- a CDS encoding YceI family protein: MTRTILALAAVLALTANAAEPTPAARSFIFNDPNHRDTVMFVLDAPLEVINGLSNEIRGRVDVQGTKVSGKFQVPVRSLKTGNDTRDGHLQNDRWLDAQKHPDIVFEFKDVVLPTAPEVGKPLKVKAKGQFTVHGVTREEPVEVTATFFQETAETRNRAAGELLRVRAKFQIPLEAYGVKRTEALVLKVGETAEVSIDAWGSTQFKL; encoded by the coding sequence ATGACGCGAACCATCCTGGCGCTCGCCGCGGTCCTGGCCTTGACCGCGAACGCGGCCGAGCCCACCCCCGCCGCGCGCTCCTTCATCTTCAATGATCCGAATCACCGGGACACGGTGATGTTCGTCCTCGACGCACCGCTCGAGGTCATCAACGGCCTCTCCAATGAAATCCGCGGGCGTGTGGACGTCCAAGGCACCAAGGTGAGTGGAAAGTTCCAGGTGCCGGTTCGTTCCCTGAAGACGGGCAATGACACCCGGGACGGGCACTTGCAGAATGATCGCTGGCTGGATGCGCAGAAGCATCCGGACATCGTGTTCGAGTTCAAGGATGTAGTGCTCCCCACTGCCCCCGAGGTGGGCAAGCCCTTGAAGGTGAAGGCGAAGGGACAGTTCACGGTCCACGGCGTGACGCGCGAAGAACCCGTCGAGGTCACGGCGACGTTTTTTCAAGAAACGGCTGAGACCCGGAATCGCGCGGCAGGTGAATTGTTACGGGTCCGCGCAAAATTCCAGATTCCGCTGGAGGCCTATGGCGTCAAGCGGACCGAAGCGTTGGTGCTCAAGGTCGGGGAGACCGCAGAGGTCTCCATCGATGCCTGGGGCTCGACGCAATTCAAGCTGTAG
- a CDS encoding MarR family transcriptional regulator gives MSGNSTGKAALASEVWRHVFDFFMHTRPRRDAVLRDLGLTPNDARALSGLEVARGRSMRELAEGWDCDASNVTWMVGRLEERGLARRQTDPEDRRARSVVLTARGARVRRQLEEGMHAPPAELSHLGMDELEHLRGVFERLSAEAAKAAEATPRGGR, from the coding sequence ATGTCAGGCAACTCGACGGGGAAGGCCGCGCTGGCGTCCGAGGTCTGGCGCCATGTCTTCGACTTCTTCATGCACACGCGCCCGCGGCGCGACGCGGTGCTGCGCGACCTGGGGCTCACGCCCAACGACGCGCGCGCGCTCAGTGGCCTGGAGGTGGCGCGAGGCCGCTCGATGCGGGAGCTGGCGGAGGGCTGGGACTGCGACGCCTCCAACGTGACGTGGATGGTGGGCCGCCTGGAGGAGCGGGGGCTGGCCCGGCGCCAGACGGACCCCGAGGACAGGCGGGCCCGCTCGGTGGTGCTGACCGCGAGAGGCGCCCGCGTGCGCCGGCAGCTCGAGGAGGGGATGCATGCGCCCCCCGCCGAGCTGTCCCACCTGGGGATGGATGAACTCGAACACCTGCGCGGCGTGTTCGAGCGGCTGTCCGCGGAGGCCGCGAAGGCGGCCGAGGCTACGCCGCGCGGCGGAAGATGA
- the fabF gene encoding beta-ketoacyl-ACP synthase II: protein MRRRVVVTGLGLISPCGTGVEKSWDALVNGRSGVGPITLFDASRLDCRIAGEVRDFHPEDFIDKRELRRMDRFSQFAVAAADMALADSGLGITPANAERVAVIIGSGIGGISSMEETYRRAMEKGPDRISPFFILQMIINLAPGYVTMRHGIKGPSWSTNSACSTSAHALGEAARGIERGDFDAAVAGGAEAPITLLGVGGFAAMKALSTRNDAPQAASRPFDVDRDGFVVAEGAGMVVLEEYEHARSRGARILAELAGYGASSDAHHVTAPAPEHEGAQRAMRTALADAGLKPADIGYLNAHGTSTDIGDLLEMQGVERVFGDAARTLAVSSTKSMTGHMNGAAGAAEAVISILALTRGILPPTLNLERKDPRITLDCVPNVARAQQVDAVMSNSFGFGGTNVSLIFRRAA from the coding sequence ATGCGACGACGGGTCGTGGTGACGGGGCTGGGGCTCATCAGCCCCTGTGGCACGGGTGTGGAGAAGAGCTGGGATGCGCTGGTGAACGGGCGCAGCGGGGTGGGACCCATCACCCTGTTCGACGCGAGCCGGCTGGACTGCCGCATCGCGGGAGAGGTGCGGGACTTCCACCCCGAGGACTTCATCGACAAGCGCGAGCTGCGGCGCATGGACCGCTTCAGTCAGTTCGCGGTGGCGGCGGCGGACATGGCGCTGGCGGACTCGGGGCTGGGCATCACCCCGGCCAACGCGGAGCGCGTGGCGGTCATCATCGGCTCGGGCATCGGTGGCATCTCCAGCATGGAGGAGACGTACCGCCGCGCGATGGAGAAGGGGCCGGATCGCATCAGCCCGTTCTTCATCCTGCAGATGATCATCAACCTGGCGCCCGGCTACGTGACGATGCGCCACGGCATCAAGGGCCCGTCCTGGTCGACGAACTCCGCGTGCTCCACCAGCGCCCACGCGTTGGGTGAGGCCGCGCGGGGCATCGAGCGCGGCGACTTCGACGCGGCGGTGGCCGGCGGCGCCGAGGCCCCCATCACCCTGCTCGGGGTGGGCGGCTTCGCGGCGATGAAGGCGCTGTCCACGCGCAATGACGCTCCGCAGGCCGCGAGCCGCCCCTTCGACGTGGACCGCGACGGATTCGTGGTCGCCGAAGGCGCGGGCATGGTGGTGCTGGAGGAGTACGAGCATGCGCGGTCACGCGGCGCACGCATCCTCGCGGAGCTGGCGGGCTACGGCGCCAGCTCGGACGCGCACCATGTGACGGCCCCGGCTCCAGAGCACGAGGGCGCCCAGCGAGCCATGCGCACAGCCCTGGCCGATGCGGGCCTGAAGCCCGCGGACATCGGGTACCTCAACGCGCACGGCACCTCCACGGACATCGGCGACCTGCTGGAGATGCAGGGCGTGGAGCGCGTCTTCGGAGACGCCGCGCGGACGCTGGCCGTGTCATCCACCAAGTCCATGACGGGCCACATGAACGGCGCGGCGGGCGCGGCCGAGGCCGTCATCAGCATCCTCGCGCTCACGCGCGGCATCCTCCCACCCACCCTCAACCTGGAGCGGAAGGACCCGCGCATCACGCTGGACTGCGTGCCCAACGTGGCGCGCGCTCAGCAGGTGGATGCGGTGATGAGCAACTCGTTCGGCTTCGGCGGGACGAACGTGTCGCTCATCTTCCGCCGCGCGGCGTAG
- a CDS encoding leucyl aminopeptidase produces MQFSLLTGDATRASGELLVIPLFEGDLGPSAPEPLASADTAFEGKLRAAAAQEGFKAKAEQSFVIHTLGRLGAERVLLLGLGARARYRPEVLRLAAGRAAKTAQRLKVASLAIAVPATSHADEAIRATVEGLELGAYRFDKYKASAKEDKGAPKLGRVALLLPEGVQKDKALDSTVTLARNVAEAVNWARDLVNEPPNVVTPTRLAQAAQEAAKDAGLKATIGGRKEIERLKMGMFLGVTAGSVEEPKLIHVAYIPKNAKDAKRPPLALVGKAITFDSGGLSLKPADAMVDMKTDMAGSAAVLGAMKVIGALKPPFPVHAFIGACENMPSGTAYRPGDILTARSGKTVEITNTDAEGRLVLGDILTWACEHKPATVVDLATLTGACIVALGNYIVGAFGEDDEAMWSVLEAASNAGEEFWRLPVSDLQKDALRSEVADMKNAGERWGGAINAALFLKEFVGDTPWVHLDIAGPSTSPKERGYFGKGATGVGLRTLVELVRQRAADTHDEAPAPKPAKASRKAAAR; encoded by the coding sequence ATGCAATTCAGTCTCCTCACCGGCGACGCCACGCGCGCGAGCGGAGAGCTGCTCGTCATCCCCTTGTTCGAGGGAGACCTGGGGCCGAGCGCGCCCGAGCCGCTGGCCTCGGCGGACACGGCCTTTGAGGGCAAGCTGCGCGCCGCCGCCGCACAGGAAGGCTTCAAGGCCAAGGCCGAGCAGTCCTTCGTCATCCACACCCTGGGCCGCCTCGGCGCCGAGCGCGTGCTGCTGCTGGGCCTGGGAGCCCGCGCGCGCTACCGCCCCGAGGTCCTCCGGCTCGCCGCGGGCCGCGCCGCCAAGACGGCCCAGCGCCTGAAGGTCGCGAGCCTTGCCATCGCGGTGCCGGCCACCAGCCACGCCGACGAGGCCATTCGCGCCACGGTCGAGGGCCTGGAGCTGGGCGCCTACCGCTTCGACAAGTACAAGGCCTCCGCGAAGGAGGACAAGGGCGCGCCCAAGCTGGGTCGCGTCGCGCTGCTGCTGCCCGAGGGCGTGCAGAAGGACAAGGCGCTCGACAGCACCGTCACCCTGGCCCGCAACGTGGCCGAGGCCGTCAACTGGGCGCGTGACCTGGTCAACGAGCCACCCAACGTGGTGACGCCCACGCGGCTCGCGCAGGCCGCGCAGGAGGCCGCCAAGGACGCGGGCCTCAAGGCCACCATCGGCGGCCGCAAGGAGATCGAGCGGCTGAAGATGGGCATGTTCCTGGGCGTCACGGCCGGGAGCGTGGAGGAGCCCAAGCTCATCCACGTGGCCTACATCCCCAAGAACGCCAAGGACGCCAAGCGTCCGCCGCTGGCGCTGGTGGGCAAGGCCATCACCTTCGACTCGGGCGGCCTGTCGCTCAAGCCCGCCGATGCCATGGTGGACATGAAGACAGACATGGCGGGCTCGGCCGCGGTGCTGGGCGCCATGAAGGTCATCGGCGCGCTCAAGCCGCCCTTCCCCGTGCATGCCTTCATCGGCGCGTGCGAGAACATGCCCTCCGGCACGGCGTACCGCCCCGGCGACATCCTCACCGCGCGCTCCGGCAAGACGGTGGAGATCACCAACACGGACGCCGAGGGTCGGCTCGTGCTGGGCGACATCCTCACCTGGGCCTGCGAGCACAAGCCCGCCACCGTCGTGGACCTGGCCACCCTCACGGGCGCCTGCATCGTCGCGCTGGGCAACTACATCGTCGGCGCGTTCGGCGAGGACGACGAGGCCATGTGGTCCGTGCTGGAGGCCGCGAGCAACGCCGGCGAGGAGTTCTGGCGGCTGCCCGTGTCGGACCTCCAGAAGGACGCGCTGCGCTCCGAGGTCGCGGACATGAAGAACGCGGGCGAGCGCTGGGGCGGCGCCATCAACGCGGCGCTCTTCCTCAAGGAGTTCGTCGGCGACACGCCGTGGGTGCACCTGGACATCGCGGGCCCGTCCACCAGCCCCAAGGAGCGCGGCTACTTCGGCAAGGGCGCTACGGGCGTGGGTCTGCGCACCCTGGTCGAGCTGGTGCGCCAGCGCGCGGCCGACACGCACGACGAGGCCCCCGCGCCGAAGCCCGCGAAGGCCTCCCGCAAGGCCGCCGCGCGCTAA
- a CDS encoding DUF1015 domain-containing protein, whose product MADLRPFRGVRPPKAVVQQLVVPSSDSISLEEARADVRGNPRSFFRICRPEADLAPDAPRTVAKLAALGRHNLESFLAEGWLRQDEAAHFYVYRQRMGDHVQVGLLASVSVAEYDAGLIKPHGPTRPDTEAVRTRHVDALGGNDEPVVLVYRARDTLDALVSEAMRGPSEYDFTTEEGIRHTFWCARPELSVHLTDAFRAVPSLYLVDGHHRAAAASRVNALREARREGRGHCRFMAMVFPHDQVRVLEYNRVVKDLHGMSPGVFLERLSERFEVKRGARPRPEQERRFGMYLEGTWYQLTAKPGTFERTPLGLLDVTLLQQNVLSSLLWAGGPHAEGRVESVPGSLGTGELEARVDSGQFRVAFALFPASIEQVLAVADAGEAMPANSVWLEPRLRTGLVTHVFS is encoded by the coding sequence GTGGCCGATCTCCGTCCCTTCCGTGGTGTCCGCCCTCCGAAGGCCGTGGTGCAGCAACTCGTGGTGCCTTCGTCCGACAGCATCTCGCTGGAGGAAGCGCGCGCGGACGTGCGCGGAAACCCCCGCAGCTTCTTTCGCATCTGCCGACCCGAGGCGGACCTGGCTCCCGACGCGCCTCGCACCGTGGCGAAGCTGGCGGCGCTCGGGCGCCACAACCTGGAGTCCTTCCTGGCCGAGGGGTGGTTGCGCCAGGACGAGGCCGCCCACTTCTACGTGTACCGGCAGCGCATGGGAGACCACGTGCAGGTGGGGCTGCTCGCCTCCGTGAGCGTGGCCGAGTACGACGCGGGCCTCATCAAACCGCACGGCCCCACGCGCCCGGACACCGAGGCGGTGCGCACGCGCCATGTGGACGCGCTCGGTGGGAACGACGAGCCCGTGGTGCTCGTGTACCGGGCCCGCGACACGCTGGACGCGCTCGTCTCCGAGGCGATGCGGGGCCCTTCCGAGTATGACTTCACCACCGAGGAAGGCATCCGCCACACGTTCTGGTGCGCGCGCCCGGAGCTGAGCGTGCACCTCACGGATGCGTTCCGCGCCGTGCCCTCGCTCTATTTGGTGGACGGGCACCACCGCGCGGCGGCGGCCTCGCGGGTGAACGCGCTGCGCGAGGCGCGCCGCGAGGGCCGAGGGCACTGCCGCTTCATGGCGATGGTGTTCCCCCACGACCAGGTTCGCGTCCTGGAATACAACCGCGTGGTGAAGGACCTGCACGGCATGAGTCCGGGCGTGTTCCTCGAACGGCTCTCGGAGCGCTTCGAGGTGAAGCGAGGCGCCCGGCCTCGGCCGGAGCAGGAGCGCCGCTTCGGCATGTATCTGGAGGGTACGTGGTACCAGCTCACCGCGAAGCCGGGCACGTTCGAGCGGACGCCGCTCGGCCTCTTGGACGTCACCCTGCTGCAGCAGAACGTGCTCTCGTCCCTCCTGTGGGCGGGGGGCCCCCACGCGGAGGGCCGCGTCGAGTCCGTGCCGGGGAGCTTGGGCACCGGCGAGTTGGAGGCGCGGGTGGACTCCGGCCAGTTCCGCGTCGCCTTCGCGCTGTTCCCCGCCAGCATCGAGCAGGTGCTGGCCGTGGCGGATGCGGGAGAGGCCATGCCAGCGAACTCCGTCTGGCTGGAGCCTCGGCTGCGCACGGGGCTGGTGACGCACGTGTTCAGCTGA
- a CDS encoding tetratricopeptide repeat protein, with protein MHPSDTERAHIRDAIQQQKNALATLRFTGTPVQVGQGLVSLAELHGLLEEHAQSRQFYDEALELFRSAGNKPGQAQALFGLGVAKAQEEDHRGAIERIAQAALLFNEAKDREGEATARACIGESLRALGQPEAAEEKYQEALILFRQSRNTERMARLLLDIGDIRMEKAEYEPARKRFLEAIPLLEQGDDPDALALGHLLLGESEGLLGNHDGARPHLLRATELYAQAHDHTYEARARWDLALSCYYLQDFPAARAQFEAVLPLYEEQGRHDEVAKVRNVLAHFTARGV; from the coding sequence ATGCACCCCTCCGACACCGAACGCGCCCACATCCGCGACGCCATCCAGCAGCAGAAGAACGCGCTGGCCACCCTGCGCTTCACTGGCACGCCCGTCCAGGTGGGCCAGGGCCTGGTGAGCCTGGCCGAGTTGCACGGCCTGCTGGAGGAGCACGCCCAGAGCCGCCAGTTCTACGACGAGGCGCTCGAGCTGTTCCGCTCTGCGGGCAACAAGCCCGGACAAGCACAAGCCCTCTTCGGCCTGGGCGTGGCCAAAGCCCAGGAAGAGGACCACCGCGGCGCCATCGAGCGCATCGCCCAGGCCGCCCTCCTCTTCAACGAAGCGAAGGACCGCGAAGGCGAGGCCACGGCCCGCGCCTGCATCGGCGAGTCGCTGCGCGCCCTGGGGCAGCCCGAGGCCGCCGAGGAGAAGTACCAGGAGGCCCTCATCCTCTTCCGCCAGTCGCGCAACACCGAGCGCATGGCCCGGCTGCTGCTCGACATCGGCGACATCCGCATGGAGAAGGCCGAGTACGAGCCCGCTCGCAAGCGCTTCCTGGAGGCCATCCCGCTCCTGGAGCAGGGCGATGATCCGGACGCGCTCGCGCTCGGACACCTGCTGCTGGGCGAGTCCGAGGGACTCCTGGGCAACCACGACGGCGCCCGGCCCCACCTCTTGCGCGCCACGGAGCTGTACGCGCAGGCGCATGACCACACCTACGAGGCCCGCGCGCGCTGGGACCTGGCGCTGTCCTGCTACTACCTGCAGGACTTCCCCGCCGCCCGCGCGCAGTTCGAGGCGGTGCTGCCCCTCTACGAGGAGCAGGGACGCCACGACGAGGTGGCCAAGGTGCGCAACGTGCTGGCGCACTTCACGGCGCGGGGCGTGTAG
- a CDS encoding TetR/AcrR family transcriptional regulator, which produces MRYGPEHKQATHARILAAAESLFRTAGFTGASVERVMRAAGMTVGGFYAHFASKEALLAEAIGEFMRKTEPRWVGGLEDLSGTEWVAHFARRYLSRQNRDNLETGCMVPSLLSDLTRGPPEAQAAFAQGVESLVAEATRRVPGAEGVTARQRALATLALCFGAMTLARATSSQALSDEVLQAARAFLVAEDKDPGERAARAVKKKAR; this is translated from the coding sequence ATGCGGTACGGACCCGAGCACAAGCAGGCCACCCACGCGCGCATCCTGGCCGCGGCGGAGTCGCTCTTCCGCACCGCGGGCTTCACTGGCGCCAGCGTGGAGCGGGTGATGCGGGCCGCGGGCATGACGGTGGGTGGCTTCTATGCGCACTTCGCCTCCAAGGAGGCGCTGCTCGCTGAAGCCATTGGCGAGTTCATGCGCAAGACCGAGCCCCGCTGGGTGGGTGGCCTGGAGGACCTGTCGGGCACGGAGTGGGTGGCGCACTTCGCGCGCCGCTACCTCTCGCGACAGAACCGGGACAACCTGGAGACGGGCTGCATGGTCCCGTCGCTCCTGTCGGACCTGACGCGGGGGCCGCCCGAGGCGCAGGCCGCGTTCGCGCAGGGGGTGGAGTCGCTCGTGGCGGAGGCGACCCGCCGCGTGCCGGGCGCGGAGGGCGTGACGGCGCGGCAGCGCGCGCTGGCCACCCTGGCGCTGTGCTTCGGGGCGATGACGCTGGCGCGGGCCACGTCCTCGCAGGCGCTGTCGGACGAGGTGCTCCAGGCGGCGCGGGCCTTTCTGGTGGCGGAAGACAAGGACCCGGGAGAGAGGGCCGCGCGCGCCGTCAAGAAGAAGGCGCGGTGA
- a CDS encoding DUF2083 domain-containing protein, whose amino-acid sequence MHNDNALNANVGLKLRGLRLARSIKQADAAKDLGVSPAYLNLIEKGKRVMPFPLLWKALRYFDQDPEQFMSTLGEGRVDEALAKLLDEPLLKSLDIDSESLQSLSAEPKLAGTVAALFNLYKNTRTQLENVLSQLNVEERTRTQGAPGTNGSGTNGTPGVRFDYSPFDEVSDFLEKHRNYFPELEEQAESLRRDFGLERQLTSSQLARMLEERFGFRVQIERATSGSSVVRRLDLDERTLTLSPDLTEQPLKFQIGTSLGLLVMDREKLVERILGAGRTRHAETQRLIKVNLANYFAGALMLPYSEFFKEVQRTRYDVELLSNIFGTTYETVAHRICNLSDPKRQGIPFHFLRADIAGNISKRYSGTGIRFASGGGSCAKWAVHLAFLNPSQLTRQYSMMPDGTTYFCFAKVQLQPIEGSIVKGTAYSIGLGTHAENAKYLAYGLPTTDLRKDAIPSGISCRFCERTDCNQRAAASYRFAFAFDEYTKKDCFFSPLLVHEKEKVPHHEPAHSNGADGTEKHDSLDKPSRRRKGGEA is encoded by the coding sequence ATGCACAACGACAACGCACTCAACGCCAATGTGGGCCTGAAGCTCCGGGGCCTGCGGCTCGCACGCAGCATCAAGCAGGCCGACGCGGCCAAGGACCTGGGCGTCTCCCCCGCATACCTGAACCTCATCGAGAAGGGGAAGCGGGTGATGCCCTTCCCGCTCCTCTGGAAGGCGCTTCGCTACTTCGATCAAGACCCCGAGCAGTTCATGTCCACGCTGGGCGAAGGCCGCGTGGACGAGGCGCTCGCGAAGCTGCTGGACGAGCCGCTGCTCAAGAGCCTGGATATCGACTCGGAGTCGCTCCAGTCGCTGTCCGCCGAGCCCAAGCTCGCCGGCACGGTGGCGGCCCTCTTCAACCTCTACAAGAACACGCGCACGCAGCTGGAGAACGTGCTCTCGCAGCTCAACGTCGAGGAGCGCACGCGCACCCAGGGCGCCCCGGGCACGAACGGCTCGGGCACCAACGGCACCCCGGGCGTGCGCTTCGACTACTCGCCCTTCGACGAGGTGAGCGACTTCCTGGAGAAGCACCGCAACTACTTCCCGGAGCTGGAGGAGCAGGCCGAGTCCCTGCGCCGCGACTTCGGGCTGGAGCGGCAGCTCACCAGCAGCCAGCTCGCGCGCATGTTGGAGGAGCGCTTCGGCTTCCGCGTGCAGATTGAGCGCGCGACCAGCGGCTCGTCGGTGGTGCGGCGCCTGGACCTGGACGAGCGCACGCTCACCTTGTCCCCCGACCTGACCGAGCAGCCCCTGAAGTTCCAGATCGGCACGTCGCTGGGCCTCTTGGTGATGGACCGCGAGAAGCTGGTGGAGCGCATCCTCGGCGCGGGGCGCACGCGGCACGCGGAGACGCAGCGGCTCATCAAGGTGAACCTGGCCAACTACTTCGCCGGCGCGCTGATGCTGCCCTACAGCGAGTTCTTCAAGGAAGTGCAGCGCACGCGCTACGACGTGGAGCTGCTCTCCAACATCTTCGGCACCACCTACGAGACGGTCGCGCACCGCATCTGCAACCTGTCGGATCCGAAGCGGCAGGGCATCCCCTTCCACTTCCTGCGCGCGGACATCGCCGGCAACATCTCCAAGCGCTACAGCGGCACGGGCATCCGCTTCGCCTCGGGCGGCGGAAGCTGCGCCAAGTGGGCGGTGCACCTGGCCTTCCTCAACCCGTCCCAGCTCACGCGGCAGTATTCGATGATGCCGGACGGCACCACGTACTTCTGCTTCGCCAAGGTGCAGCTGCAGCCCATTGAAGGCTCCATCGTGAAGGGCACCGCGTACTCCATCGGCCTGGGCACCCACGCGGAGAACGCGAAGTACCTGGCCTATGGCCTGCCCACCACGGACCTGCGCAAGGACGCCATCCCCAGCGGCATCTCCTGCCGGTTCTGCGAGCGCACGGACTGCAACCAGCGCGCGGCGGCCAGCTACCGCTTCGCCTTCGCGTTCGACGAGTACACGAAGAAGGACTGCTTCTTCTCTCCGCTGCTCGTGCACGAGAAGGAGAAGGTCCCCCACCACGAGCCGGCCCACAGCAACGGCGCTGACGGCACCGAGAAGCACGATTCGCTGGACAAGCCGTCCCGGCGCCGCAAGGGTGGCGAGGCCTAG
- a CDS encoding SDR family oxidoreductase, producing the protein MTTTNPSPLALSGKVAVLIGASRGIGAATAKVMAAQGASVVVAARDEVALSRLAEDIGRAGGTALAVRTDLSDAASVEELVSRTLARFGRLDVAFNNAADGHMPAPMADLSVDDLDRSYQVNVRGFFLAMKHEVNAMLKTGGGAIVNMASTAGLTGVRGMAGYSATKHAIIGLSKSAALDYAERGVRINVVAPGPILTDRIQSLPEERRAPIARAVPMGRIGKADEVAHTVAWLLSDAAAFVTGTTVTIDGGRLAGGA; encoded by the coding sequence ATGACGACGACGAACCCCTCCCCGCTCGCGCTGTCCGGAAAGGTCGCGGTGCTCATTGGCGCGAGCCGCGGCATCGGCGCGGCCACCGCGAAGGTCATGGCCGCCCAGGGCGCCTCGGTGGTGGTGGCGGCTCGCGACGAAGTTGCCCTGAGCCGGCTGGCCGAGGACATTGGCCGCGCGGGAGGCACCGCGCTGGCCGTGCGCACGGACCTGAGCGATGCGGCCTCCGTGGAGGAGCTGGTGTCGCGGACGCTGGCCCGGTTCGGCCGGCTCGACGTCGCGTTCAACAACGCCGCGGATGGCCACATGCCGGCCCCGATGGCGGACCTGTCCGTGGACGACCTGGACCGCTCCTATCAGGTGAACGTGCGCGGCTTCTTCCTGGCCATGAAGCACGAGGTGAACGCGATGCTGAAGACGGGGGGCGGCGCCATCGTGAACATGGCCTCCACCGCGGGCCTCACGGGCGTGCGCGGCATGGCCGGCTACAGCGCGACGAAGCACGCCATCATCGGCCTGTCCAAGTCCGCCGCGCTCGACTACGCGGAGCGCGGCGTGCGCATCAACGTCGTGGCCCCCGGCCCCATCCTCACCGACCGCATCCAGTCCCTCCCCGAGGAGCGCCGCGCGCCCATCGCTCGCGCCGTCCCCATGGGTCGCATCGGCAAGGCCGACGAGGTCGCCCACACCGTCGCGTGGCTGCTCTCGGACGCCGCCGCCTTCGTCACCGGCACCACGGTCACCATCGATGGAGGCCGGCTGGCCGGCGGCGCCTGA
- a CDS encoding sulfite exporter TauE/SafE family protein, with protein sequence MTVLLLMAAGGLAGGLGALLGIGGGIVLVPVLVLGFGIPMEQAVPASLMCVVANSCAAAASYVENKLSDIRLGLTLELATVLGAIVGGLVAAYVAEATVAIVFGLFTLYVALQMLLVRAPRQEPMTAANYVPSNYPLGISGSFVAGGLSALLGVGGGPLKVPLMAYGMRVPFKVASATSNLMIGVTGAASVAAYAWRGHLDLTLVSPLVVGVLGGAVVGSRLMPKVPTAVLKKLFAGVLLGVAGQMLWKGGAGLWPSVLR encoded by the coding sequence ATGACGGTGCTTCTGCTCATGGCGGCGGGTGGTTTGGCGGGTGGCTTGGGCGCATTGCTCGGGATTGGCGGCGGCATCGTCCTGGTGCCCGTCCTGGTGCTGGGGTTCGGCATCCCCATGGAGCAGGCGGTCCCCGCGAGCCTGATGTGCGTGGTGGCCAACTCGTGCGCCGCGGCCGCCAGCTACGTGGAGAACAAGCTGAGCGACATCCGCCTGGGCCTCACGTTGGAGCTGGCCACGGTGCTGGGCGCCATCGTGGGCGGGCTCGTCGCGGCCTATGTCGCCGAGGCCACCGTCGCCATCGTCTTTGGCCTGTTCACGCTCTATGTCGCGCTCCAGATGTTGCTCGTGCGCGCGCCTCGGCAAGAGCCGATGACGGCCGCCAACTACGTGCCCTCGAACTACCCGCTGGGCATCTCGGGCTCGTTCGTGGCGGGCGGGCTCTCCGCGCTGCTGGGAGTGGGCGGCGGACCGCTCAAGGTGCCGTTGATGGCGTACGGCATGCGCGTGCCGTTCAAGGTGGCGAGCGCCACGAGCAACCTGATGATTGGCGTGACGGGCGCGGCGAGCGTGGCGGCGTACGCGTGGCGCGGACACCTGGACCTCACGTTGGTGTCGCCGCTGGTGGTGGGTGTGCTCGGGGGCGCGGTGGTGGGCAGCCGGCTCATGCCGAAGGTGCCCACCGCGGTGCTCAAGAAACTCTTTGCCGGGGTGCTGCTCGGCGTGGCGGGGCAGATGTTGTGGAAGGGAGGGGCGGGATTGTGGCCGAGCGTGTTGAGGTGA